The window GCCCGGCGTCCCTCGGTGCGCCGCAGGGTGTCCATCAGGCGCTGGCCGTCGTCCAGGCTCTGGATGCCGTGGACCCCGTGCGCGCCGATCCCGGGGAGCCGGGGCCGCACGGGGCGGGCGCCCGTCGCCAGGACGAGCTTGTCGTAGCCCGTCCAGGATTCGGATCCGGTGTCCAGATCGCGGGCACGCACCCGGGATCCGGGGAGGTCGAGCTCCACGACTTCCGTGCGAGTGCGCAGATCGATGTCCCGGGCGCGGTGCTCCTCGGGTGTGCGGGCGATCAGGTCGTCGCGCCCGGCGACCTGCCCGCCGACCCAGTACGGGATCCCGCAGGCGGAGTAGGAGCTGAAACGGCCGCGCTCGAAGGCGACGATCTCCAGCTCCGCCGGGCCCTTCAGCCTGCGGGCCTGTGACGCGGCGGACATCCCCGCCGCGTCACCGCCGACCACCACCAGTCGTTCCGTCGCCATCGTCCGTACCGCCCCTTCACCACCGTTGGATGGTGAACACGCTACGGCCGAACGGGCGTTCAGTCCTGTACGTCGGCCTCGGTGTCCGGAGCCGTCCGCGCCGCCGGCACGGTCACCCGCTCCGGGACCGGGACCGGGGCCGGCTTCGGCGCCGCCGGCCGCCACCGCCGGTACAGCCGGACCAGCAGCGCCACCGCAGCGGCCGCCAGGGCGAACGGCAGTACCGCGCCCACTGCCACCGTCAGGTAGCGCACGACCTTGGTGAAGACGTCCCAGCCGCCGCCCAGGGCCCCCAGGAAGGTGGGCTCCTTCTTCTTCTCCTTCTTCTCCGCCTCCGGCTTCGCGGCCGGCTCGGTGACCTCCAGTGTGATCGTGCCCAGCGAGGTCTTGTCCTTCAGCGCCGTCTGCTGCGCCAGCAGCGACTCCAGGTCGGACTGGCGGCGGGACAGCTCGCTCTCCAGCATCACCACCTCGCTCAGGGCCGAGGCCTTGCCCATCATCTCGCGCACCCGTGCCACGCTGGCCTGCTGCGAAGCGACGCGGCTGCCGATGTCGGCGACCTTCTCGGTGACGTCCTGCGCGTCGACCTTGCGGTGCAGGAGCTTCCCGCTCCCCTCCATCGAGCCGAGTACCGCGTCGTAGTGCTCGCCCGGCACCCGCAGGGTCACCGTCGAGGTCATCCGGCCGTCCTCGCCGCGCTTGGTCGACTCGTTGCCGACGTAGCCGCCCGCTCCGTCGGCGGCCGTGCGGGCCGCGGCGAGCGTCTTCTGCACATCCGTCGTCTCGATGCCGAGGGTCGCCGTACGGATGACGTTCGGGCGGACCACGACCGGCGGCGCGTTCTTGTCGGCAGGGGCCCCGGAGGCGTTCGCGGAGCCCGCGGCGCCCGCGGACCCGGCCGGCGCCGGGGCCGCCGCGGCGCCCTCGGGGGCCTTTCCGTCGGCGGCGGGCGCCACCGCCGCCTTGTCCTGTGCGGATCCCTGGCCGCTCGCGCCGCAGCCGGTGAGCACGAGCGCCCCGGCCAGCGAGAGGGCGGCCAGGGCCGCCGCGGAACGGTGTCTGTCGAAACTGCGCATCGCTGTAAACCCCCGAGGATCGGCTGGTGTTGCCGTTTCGACGTACAGAGTCCCGTCGCAGGTTTCGAATCCACGGTCCCGGGCCGATCCCGATGCGGTCACGGTCCGGCCTCGGAGATCGATCTGAGACGATGTGTCCATGCACGAAGCGGACATGCGTACGGACCGGCCGGCCGGTGCCCCCGGATCCACCGGCTCCCGGGGGCACGCCGTCGTCATCGGCGGCGGCATCGCGGGCCTCGCGGCCGCGCACCGGCTGCTCGCCGAAGGCCTCCGCGTCACCCTGCTGGAGGCCGGACCGCGCCTCGGCGGCAAGCTGTACGCCGGTGAGCTCGCCGGTGCCCGCGTCGACCTCGGCGCCGAATCCATGCTCGCGCGCCGCCCCGAAGCCGTGGCCCTGGCCCGCGCCGTGGGCCTCGGCGACGCCGTGCAGCCGCCCGCCACCGCCACCGCCCACCTGTGGACCCGCGGCGCGCTGCGGCCGATGCCGCGCGGCCACGTGATGGGCGTCCCCGGCGACCTGGGACCGCTCGCCGCCTCCGGCGTGCTCTCCGCCGAGGGACTGGCCCGCATCGAGGCCGAACGGACGCTGGCGCCCACCGAGATCGGCGAGGACGTCGCCGTCGGCGAGTACGTCGCGGCCCGCCTCGGCCGTGAGGTCGTCGACCGGCTGGTGGAACCACTGCTCGGCGGGGTCTACGCCGGCGACGCCTACCGGATCTCCATGCGGGCCGCCGTGCCCCAGCTCTTCGAGGCCGCCCGCACGCACGCACTCCTGGGCGACGGCGTACGGGAACTGCAGCGCCGGGCGGAGGCGGCGCCCCAGCAGGCCGGCCCGGTCTTCGCCGGCATCGACGGCGGCATCGGACGGCTCCCGCTCGCCGTGGCCGAGGCCTGCCGGGCGGCCGGGGCCCGGCTCGTCACCGATACGCCCGTCCGCGAGGTGGCCCGCACGCCCGACGGCTGGCGGGTGGTGGCCGGCGCCGAGGTCATCGAGGCCGACGCCGTGATCCTGGCCACCCCGGCCGGGGCCGCCGCGCGCCTGCTGGACGGTCTCGCGCCGGCCGCGGCCGCCGAGCTGCGCGGGGTCGAGTACGCCTCCATGGCCCTCATCACGATGGCCTTCCGCCGCACCGACCTGCCGGAGGCCGTCTCCGGCGGCGGCGCCAGCGGGTTCCTCGTACCGCCCGTCGACGGCCGGACCATCAAGGCCTCCACGTTCTCCAGCAACAAGTGGGCCTGGGCCGGGGCGGATCCGGAGCTCTTCCTGCTGCGCACCTCGGTGGGCCGCTACGCCGACGAGAGCGACCTGCGGCGCGAGGACGGCGAGCTCGTCGACATCTCCCTCGCCGACCTCGGCGAGGCCGTGGGCCTGGCCGCCCGGCCCGTCGCCTCCACCGTCACCCGCTGGGACGGCGGACTGCCCCAGTACCCCGTCGGCCACCTCGACCGCGTCGCCCGGATCCGCGGCGCCGTCGCGGCCCTGCCGGGCCTCGCGGTGTGCGGCGCGGTCTACGACGGCGTGGGCATTCCGGCCTGCATCGCGAGCGCGGGCAGGGCCGCGGACGCGGTGATCGCCGGGCTCGGTGCGCGTACGGCACCCCTGGCACCGACCACTGATCAGCGCACGGGACAATAGGCACATGACTGCACCAGAGAAGATTCCCAATGCGGGGAAGAAGGCGAAGGACCTCAACGAGGTCATCCGCTACACCCTGTGGTCCGTCTTCAAACTGAAGGACGTTCTCCCCAGTCTTGACGCTGACCGTACCGGCTACGCCGACGAGGTCCAGGAGCTCTTCGACCAGCTGGGCGCCAAGGACATCACCGTCCGCGGCACCTACGACGTCTCCGGCCTGCGCGCCGACGCCGACGTCATGATCTGGTGGCACGCCGAGACGGCGGACGAGCTGCAGAGCGCCTACAACCTGTTCCGCCGCACCAAGCTGGGCCGCGCGCTGGAGCCGGTGTGGTCGAACATGGCCCTGCACCGCCCGGCCGAGTTCAACAAGTCGCACATTCCGGCCTTCCTGGCCGACGAGGTCGCGCGCGACTACGTCAGCGTGTACCCCTTCGTGCGCAGTTACGACTGGTACCTGCTGCCCGACGAGGACCGTCGCCGTATGCTCGCCGACCACGGCAAGATGGCACGCGGCTACCCCGACGTGCGCGCCAACACCGTCGCCTCGTTCTCGCTGGGCGACTACGAGTGGATGCTGGCCTTCGAGGCGGACGAGCTGTACCGCATCGTCGACCTCATGCGTCACCTGCGTGCCTCCGAGGCGCGTATGCACGTCCGTGAAGAGGTGCCCTTCTACACCGGGCGCCGCAAGTCCGTCGCCGATCTGGTGGCCGGGCTCGCCTGATACCTCCCCTGGGGGGAAGGACCGGAGGACGACCACACCGTCAGGTGAGTTCCTCCGGTGCATCGGGAGGCAGGGCCTGATCCGAGGACAGGCCGGCCCCCGAAACGACGCAGCCGGAGATCCCGCCCGGAAGTTCAGACGACCGGCGGCAGCAGCGCCCTGCGGGCGCTCGCTGCCCGGTCGTCCAGCGACACCGGTGCGGGCTCCGGATGCGGCGCACATGTGACACGCCACCCCGGGGTGGCGCCCGTCAGCAGGTACCGCTCCACGTGACGGTCCACGCAGCCATTGCCTCCGCCGACCACTCCGTGGGAGCCGGCCCCCGTCTCCGTCACCAGCGAAGCCCCCGCGCCGAGCCGCCGCTGGAGTTCCAGCGCCCCCGGGTAGGGGGTCGCCCCGTCCCGCTCCGCCGCGACGACCAGGGTCCTGGGCAGCCGCTCGGGCTGCGCCCCTACCGCCACCGGCCGCTGCCGCTCGCGCACCGGCCAGGAGGCGCACGGGAGGTTCAGGAAGGCATTGGCCCAGGTCTCGAAGGGGGCCCTGCGGGCCAGCTCGGTGTTGTCGCGGTCCCAGGTCTGCCAGTCCGCGGGCCAGGAGGCGTCGTTGCAGAGCACCGCCGTGTACACCGCCGTCGCGTTCTCCGCCTCGGCCGCCGTCCGGGGGTCCGGGGCCGCCTGGGCGGTCAGCGGCGCCGGATCGCCGCGCAGGAAGGCCGCGAGGGCCGCGGCCCGCTCCGGCCAGACGTCGTCGTAGTAGGCGGCCTGGAGGTAGGCGGCCCGCAGTTCGCCGGTGCCGACGACCCCGCCCGCGGGCGTACGGGCCACCGCGTCCAGGACGCGCCCGTAGCTCGCCTGTACGGCGGCCGGGGTGGCGCCGAGCCGGTACGTGCCGTGGTGCCGGGCCGCCCAGGCGCGGAAGTCGTACCAGCGGCGCTCGAAGCCGGGTGACTGGTCGAGGTTGTTGCGGTACCAGACGCGGCGCGGGTCGGGATCGACCGCCGAGTCGAGGACCATCCGGCGCACGCGGCCCGGGTGCAGGGTGGCGTAGACGGCTGCGAGGTAGGTGCCGTACGAGGCGCCCATGAAGGTCAGCCTCGGTTCGCCGAGCGCGGCCCGCAGGACGTCCAGGTCGCGGGCGTTGTTGAGCGTCGTGTAGTGCGGCAGGGCCGCGCCGGCCAGCCGTGCGCAGCCGCGGGCGTAGGCCCGGGCGGCCGCGAGGCGCTGCCTCTTGTACGCCGGGGAGGGGTCGACCGGGACCTGGGTGGGGCCCTGGGCCCGGGTGGCGGGGTCCTGGCAGGACAGCGGGGCGGAGCGGCCGACACCGCGCGGGGCGTAGCCGACGAGGTCGTAGGCGGCGGCGATCCGCTCCCGGCCGGGGAGCCCCGCGGTGAGCGGGAAGAACATGCCCGAGGCGCCGGGGCCGCCGGGGTTGTGGACCAGCGCGCCCTGTCGGACCGCGCCGCCGGCGCCGGTGGCGACGACCCGGCTGACGGTGAGGGAGATCTGCGGGCCGTCGGGTCGGGCGTAGTCGAGCGGTACGCGCAGGGTGGCGCAGCGGACCGGGGCGGGGAGTTCCTCCACGTCCGGGCAGTGGCGGAAGTCAAGGCCGCCATTGCCCCCGGCCGCCGCCCCGGCCGCCGCACGGCGGGCGACGAGGGCGGCGCCGGCGGCCTCGGCGGCCGTCCCGCCGAGCGGGACGGGCGGTGCGGTCGGCGCGGCGTGGGCCGGGAGGTGGGCCGGGACGCAGAGGGCGAGGGAGAGCGCCCCCAGCGCGGCTGCGCGGCGTACCGGGTCCGTCCCCATGGCGACCCCTTCCTCTCATCGGATGAACCGATGAGAGGCCTGGGTGCCGCGGTTGTAAAGGATCATCTCCGGGTGTCGGTGCCGATGGCCCCATTGCCGCGTGAACCGCCCCCGGTTGCCGTACCCCGGCCGGTCAGGAGCTGCTGCCGCAGCTGGAGCCGGACGAACTGCCGCAGCTCGACGAACTGCCGCAGCTGGAGCTGCTGCTCGAACAGCTGGAGCCGCCGCCGGAGGAGCCACAGCTACTGCCGGAGGAGAAGCAGCCGCCCCCCGAGGAACCGCAGCCCGAACCGCTGCCGCAGCTCGAACCGCCGCTGCCGCCGTCGCTCGCGGCGCACCAGACGATCGGCAGCACCGCCGCCGCGGACCAGTCCGCAGAACTGTCCGTGCCGTGGGGCCGGGTGCCGGACTGGGCCGCGGCCAGCCGGGTGCCGCGCACGGCGGGCACCAACTGCTGGCGCAGGTAGGGGTCCCGCAGACCGCGCAGCCCGAACAGAGCGGTCTGCACGTGCGCGGCCGGGTCGTTGCGGTGGGCGGAGCGGATGTCGCGCAGCGCCCGCGTCCCCGCCGCGGTGACCCGGCTCTTGGCCCGGGCCGCGCAGACCAGACCGACGACGATGCCGCCGATCAGCGCGAGCAGCACCTTCGCGATGAACGGCACCCCGGAGCCGGACGAGGCGATGAGCGACACGACGGTCAGCACCATCGACACCGGGATCAGGAGCGCGCACACGGCGGCCTGGGTCAGGGCCCAGCGCCGGTGGCGCCGCAGACCGGATCCGGGCGGGGTGATCAGCCCGCGGTCGGCCAGCGCGTCCCCGATCTCCTGGACGGCCGGGTCGCACATGGCGGCGAAGCGCACCTGGTAGAGCCAGCCGGAGGGCGCTGCCTGGTGGGCCCGCAGGACGGCCCGCTCGGCGGGGTCGTTGGCCCGCGCCCCGGGGCGTACCTGCACGATGCCCGGGCCGCCGCCCACCAGCCGGCCGTCGCCGAGCATCGAGACGAGCGCGGCGTCGACGACGGTGCCGGGGCCACCGACCACGAAGGCGGCCTCGGAGAGGTCGTGCAGTGCAGGGGCGGGTCCCGCGGGCCCGGACCGGGACCTGCGGAGCCCGGCCATCAGCAGGACGGAGGAGACGATGACGGCGATCCACATCGCCAGGGCGAGGAGGTTCATGCCGCTCTCCCCGCGAGCGTCCGGGCCCAGCGCACGATCCGGCGCGGTGGCCTGGCTCCGGACCGCTCGCGCCACCAGTCGGTGAGCCGGCGCCGGGCGGCCGGATCGGCCGGCAGGTCCCGGATCAGCAGGTCCTCGGCGAAGTCCAGCGCGTCCCGGCGGTATCCGGCGGTCATGGGGCGCCCCTTGGCGTACGAGAGGAACACCTCGCGGTACGCGTCCGGGCCGCCCAGAATCCCGGGCAGCTCGGGGGCCAGCCTGGCCACCACGTCCGCCCGCTTGGCGGCCAGCGCCCGGGCCTGTACCCGGATCCGCCGGCGGTCGAAGCCCTCGGGCACGGGGGTCCCGGCCACCAGCGCCGACAGCAGCGCGGCCTGGCCGAGCGCCACCCGGGTCCGGGCCGACTCCTCGACCGGGCGCGGCCCGGTGCCGACCGGAGCGGACCCGGCCACGGCCGGCTCCTCCGGTGCGGACGCCCCTGCGGTCCGTGCCGTCACCGCCGCTCCGGCCGTCCCCGATGTCACCACCGCGCGGATCGCGGACAGCTCGCCCGCGAGCTCCGCCTCCGCCGGGAAGTCGTCGTCCCGTTCCAGCAGGACGCCGGGCGGATCCACCCGGGAGCGCAGCTCGGCCAGCAGGTCGAGCACCACCGGCGGCACCGGGTGCGCGTGGGTGTCGTGCCAGACGCCGCCCCGCTCGATGCCGCCCGCCACGTGCACGTACGCCAGCGCCTCCAGCGGGATCGCGTCCAGCACGGCCGCCGGGTCCTCGCCCCGGTTGACCCGGTTGGTGTGCAGGTTGGCCACGTCGATGAGCAGCCGGACACCGGTCCGCTCGACCAGCTCCGTGAGGAACTGCCCCTCGGTCAGCTCCTCGCCCGGCCACGAGAACAGCGCGGCGATGTTCTCCAGGGCCAGCGGCACGGGCAGCGCGTCCTGCGCGATCCGTACGTTCTCGCACAGCACGTCCAGCGCGTCGCGGGTGCGCGGCACCGGCAGCAGGTGGCCGGCCTCCAGGACGGGCGAGGACGTCCGTACGAAGGCGATGTGCTCGCTGACGAGCGGCGCCCCCAGCGCCACCGCCCGCTCGCCGAGCGCCGCCAGCTTCGCCGGATCGGGGCGGTCGGCACCGCCGAGGCCCAGCGACACCCCGTGCGGCACCACGCGCGTCCCCCGCTCGCGCAGCCGCATCAGGGACTCCGGCAGGTGGCCGGGGCATACGTTCTCGGCCACCACCTCGACCCAGTCCAGGCCGGGCAGCCGCTCGACGGCGTCCGCGATCTCCGGCCGCCAGCCGATGCCCACCCCCAGGTGTGCCATGGGTTTCATGTCCCCTCGCCCCCTCTCGTCGCACTGTGTGCCGATGTCATGGCCCCGACGGAGTCCCGCCAACCGCAGGAGGGGACGTTCAGAGGAACATTTGAGGTTCCCGCCGGCCGGGGATCCGCGTCGGGGTCCGTGGCGGGGTCCGTGCCGGGGTCCGCGTCTGCGCTCGTGTGGGGGTTCGTGTCCGGGTTCGTGTCAGAGCCGGGCCCGCAGCGCCGGATGGTCGGCCACCACCGTCGCGCTGCCCGGTGCGATCTCGGTGAATCCGGCGTCCCGGACCACCGGCAGCCCGCTCCCGCTCAGCTCCGCCCACCGCTCGCGCGGGGCCGTCCGTACCGCCAGCCGGAAACCGGAATCCCGCCAGGCGGCCCGCTCCGGCTCCGCCAGTTCCCACCACGCGAGCTGCGCCGCGTGCCCGGCCTGGGCCATGGCCTTGCCGGCCGACATGCCGAGACCGGGGTTCAGCCACAGCACGGGCAGACCCGGCTCCGCGTGCGCGGCGACCGGTTCGGGGTCGTCCAGTTCGGTGCCCGACACCTGGAGCTTGGCCAGCTCCTTGGGCCAGCCGTCGAGGGGGACCGGCGGGAAGACCCGTACCTGCGCGTCCTCTCCGTGCACCGTGACGCCCGGCAGGGTCTCCGCCTTGCGCCACTCCGCGCCGCGCGC is drawn from Streptomyces sp. NBC_01232 and contains these coding sequences:
- a CDS encoding DUF4349 domain-containing protein; the protein is MRSFDRHRSAAALAALSLAGALVLTGCGASGQGSAQDKAAVAPAADGKAPEGAAAAPAPAGSAGAAGSANASGAPADKNAPPVVVRPNVIRTATLGIETTDVQKTLAAARTAADGAGGYVGNESTKRGEDGRMTSTVTLRVPGEHYDAVLGSMEGSGKLLHRKVDAQDVTEKVADIGSRVASQQASVARVREMMGKASALSEVVMLESELSRRQSDLESLLAQQTALKDKTSLGTITLEVTEPAAKPEAEKKEKKKEPTFLGALGGGWDVFTKVVRYLTVAVGAVLPFALAAAAVALLVRLYRRWRPAAPKPAPVPVPERVTVPAARTAPDTEADVQD
- the hemG gene encoding protoporphyrinogen oxidase, whose translation is MRTDRPAGAPGSTGSRGHAVVIGGGIAGLAAAHRLLAEGLRVTLLEAGPRLGGKLYAGELAGARVDLGAESMLARRPEAVALARAVGLGDAVQPPATATAHLWTRGALRPMPRGHVMGVPGDLGPLAASGVLSAEGLARIEAERTLAPTEIGEDVAVGEYVAARLGREVVDRLVEPLLGGVYAGDAYRISMRAAVPQLFEAARTHALLGDGVRELQRRAEAAPQQAGPVFAGIDGGIGRLPLAVAEACRAAGARLVTDTPVREVARTPDGWRVVAGAEVIEADAVILATPAGAAARLLDGLAPAAAAELRGVEYASMALITMAFRRTDLPEAVSGGGASGFLVPPVDGRTIKASTFSSNKWAWAGADPELFLLRTSVGRYADESDLRREDGELVDISLADLGEAVGLAARPVASTVTRWDGGLPQYPVGHLDRVARIRGAVAALPGLAVCGAVYDGVGIPACIASAGRAADAVIAGLGARTAPLAPTTDQRTGQ
- the hemQ gene encoding hydrogen peroxide-dependent heme synthase, encoding MTAPEKIPNAGKKAKDLNEVIRYTLWSVFKLKDVLPSLDADRTGYADEVQELFDQLGAKDITVRGTYDVSGLRADADVMIWWHAETADELQSAYNLFRRTKLGRALEPVWSNMALHRPAEFNKSHIPAFLADEVARDYVSVYPFVRSYDWYLLPDEDRRRMLADHGKMARGYPDVRANTVASFSLGDYEWMLAFEADELYRIVDLMRHLRASEARMHVREEVPFYTGRRKSVADLVAGLA
- a CDS encoding alpha/beta fold hydrolase, with product MGTDPVRRAAALGALSLALCVPAHLPAHAAPTAPPVPLGGTAAEAAGAALVARRAAAGAAAGGNGGLDFRHCPDVEELPAPVRCATLRVPLDYARPDGPQISLTVSRVVATGAGGAVRQGALVHNPGGPGASGMFFPLTAGLPGRERIAAAYDLVGYAPRGVGRSAPLSCQDPATRAQGPTQVPVDPSPAYKRQRLAAARAYARGCARLAGAALPHYTTLNNARDLDVLRAALGEPRLTFMGASYGTYLAAVYATLHPGRVRRMVLDSAVDPDPRRVWYRNNLDQSPGFERRWYDFRAWAARHHGTYRLGATPAAVQASYGRVLDAVARTPAGGVVGTGELRAAYLQAAYYDDVWPERAAALAAFLRGDPAPLTAQAAPDPRTAAEAENATAVYTAVLCNDASWPADWQTWDRDNTELARRAPFETWANAFLNLPCASWPVRERQRPVAVGAQPERLPRTLVVAAERDGATPYPGALELQRRLGAGASLVTETGAGSHGVVGGGNGCVDRHVERYLLTGATPGWRVTCAPHPEPAPVSLDDRAASARRALLPPVV
- a CDS encoding TIGR04222 domain-containing membrane protein, giving the protein MNLLALAMWIAVIVSSVLLMAGLRRSRSGPAGPAPALHDLSEAAFVVGGPGTVVDAALVSMLGDGRLVGGGPGIVQVRPGARANDPAERAVLRAHQAAPSGWLYQVRFAAMCDPAVQEIGDALADRGLITPPGSGLRRHRRWALTQAAVCALLIPVSMVLTVVSLIASSGSGVPFIAKVLLALIGGIVVGLVCAARAKSRVTAAGTRALRDIRSAHRNDPAAHVQTALFGLRGLRDPYLRQQLVPAVRGTRLAAAQSGTRPHGTDSSADWSAAAVLPIVWCAASDGGSGGSSCGSGSGCGSSGGGCFSSGSSCGSSGGGSSCSSSSSSCGSSSSCGSSSGSSCGSSS
- a CDS encoding DUF692 domain-containing protein, translating into MKPMAHLGVGIGWRPEIADAVERLPGLDWVEVVAENVCPGHLPESLMRLRERGTRVVPHGVSLGLGGADRPDPAKLAALGERAVALGAPLVSEHIAFVRTSSPVLEAGHLLPVPRTRDALDVLCENVRIAQDALPVPLALENIAALFSWPGEELTEGQFLTELVERTGVRLLIDVANLHTNRVNRGEDPAAVLDAIPLEALAYVHVAGGIERGGVWHDTHAHPVPPVVLDLLAELRSRVDPPGVLLERDDDFPAEAELAGELSAIRAVVTSGTAGAAVTARTAGASAPEEPAVAGSAPVGTGPRPVEESARTRVALGQAALLSALVAGTPVPEGFDRRRIRVQARALAAKRADVVARLAPELPGILGGPDAYREVFLSYAKGRPMTAGYRRDALDFAEDLLIRDLPADPAARRRLTDWWRERSGARPPRRIVRWARTLAGRAA
- a CDS encoding aminoacyl-tRNA hydrolase; this encodes MSSQHTNDISDVPAVGADSPFRQEHVLRDEAPQFVLPLVVRIEKAAPPARTDALETAARAVLVLLTDERAHGEGEWAQAVRDWQDARIRKVVRRARGAEWRKAETLPGVTVHGEDAQVRVFPPVPLDGWPKELAKLQVSGTELDDPEPVAAHAEPGLPVLWLNPGLGMSAGKAMAQAGHAAQLAWWELAEPERAAWRDSGFRLAVRTAPRERWAELSGSGLPVVRDAGFTEIAPGSATVVADHPALRARL